In a genomic window of Halalkalicoccus sp. CG83:
- a CDS encoding GNAT family N-acetyltransferase yields the protein MGVRKAGSREFLAVVRVLEGALLEIDPGTVREAVEAGDVLVCVEDDAVRGALVLDGGRIEAVAVRRVHREKGIGSALVRAAADREGGLTAEFRPEVRGFYESLGFDVECEGRCRGRLSGPR from the coding sequence ATGGGCGTCCGGAAGGCGGGCTCGAGAGAGTTCCTGGCGGTCGTTCGCGTCCTCGAGGGCGCGCTACTGGAGATCGATCCCGGAACCGTCCGCGAAGCCGTCGAGGCGGGCGACGTCCTCGTCTGCGTCGAGGACGACGCCGTCCGTGGCGCGCTCGTCCTCGACGGCGGGCGGATCGAGGCCGTCGCCGTCCGCCGAGTTCATCGGGAAAAGGGGATCGGCTCCGCGCTCGTCCGGGCGGCCGCCGACCGCGAGGGTGGCCTAACGGCGGAGTTCCGCCCGGAAGTGCGGGGGTTCTACGAGTCGCTCGGCTTCGACGTCGAGTGTGAAGGGCGCTGTCGGGGACGGCTCAGCGGACCTCGTTGA
- the samp2 gene encoding ubiquitin-like small modifier protein SAMP2 has protein sequence MDVTVEVVGEESYDLSLEQPTYADLLAALDLSPHEVSVMVEGRPVPEDQSVETDHVRVLRLITGG, from the coding sequence ATGGACGTCACCGTCGAGGTCGTCGGCGAGGAGAGCTACGACCTCAGCCTCGAGCAGCCGACCTACGCCGACCTCCTCGCGGCGCTCGACCTCAGCCCCCACGAGGTCAGCGTCATGGTCGAGGGCCGGCCCGTCCCCGAGGACCAGTCGGTCGAGACCGATCACGTACGGGTGTTGCGGTTGATCACGGGCGGTTGA
- a CDS encoding bactofilin family protein — MRRTITALATLLVVTSLFAGVATAQETRSGDTVVIEEGETVDGDLTAFAGTVVVQGTVDGDLEAFGGDVLVEGEVTGDVEAFAGNVRVTGDVAGGVEAAAGNVVIAEGASVGSLSAAGGNVAVEGRVTGDVDAAAGSVTLGPAAVVEGDLTYGGELNRHPDSEVGGTITEESPGAPTPIGEVPTPPAWLGQLYWNVVNLVLGVILLAVLPRFSDGVATTARTEPVKSAGVGLLALVGIPIALVLVAITVVGIPLSIAGGFVFALLLWVASVYGRFAVGTWLLSLVDAENRWAALVVGLLAVLVVGLVPFLGGLVELLVFLLGLGALSLALYGRYGDRRSRSSRSNGTTATR, encoded by the coding sequence ATGAGACGCACGATCACGGCTCTGGCGACGCTGCTGGTGGTGACGAGCCTGTTCGCGGGGGTCGCCACGGCCCAGGAGACTCGCAGCGGCGATACGGTCGTGATCGAGGAGGGGGAGACCGTCGACGGCGATCTCACGGCGTTCGCGGGCACCGTCGTGGTCCAGGGCACCGTCGACGGCGACCTGGAGGCGTTCGGCGGCGACGTGTTGGTCGAGGGCGAGGTGACGGGCGACGTCGAGGCCTTCGCCGGCAACGTCCGGGTCACCGGCGACGTCGCGGGCGGCGTCGAGGCCGCAGCGGGCAACGTCGTCATCGCGGAAGGGGCGAGCGTCGGATCGCTCTCGGCTGCAGGCGGCAACGTTGCGGTCGAGGGGCGCGTCACGGGTGACGTCGACGCCGCCGCCGGAAGCGTCACCCTCGGTCCCGCCGCGGTCGTCGAGGGCGACCTCACCTACGGCGGCGAACTGAACCGCCATCCCGACTCGGAGGTCGGGGGCACCATCACCGAGGAGAGCCCCGGCGCGCCCACGCCGATCGGCGAGGTGCCGACGCCGCCCGCGTGGCTCGGTCAGCTCTACTGGAACGTGGTGAACCTCGTCCTCGGGGTGATCCTGCTCGCGGTCCTCCCCCGGTTCTCCGACGGCGTCGCCACCACGGCACGAACGGAGCCGGTCAAGAGCGCCGGGGTCGGTCTGCTCGCGCTCGTGGGGATCCCGATCGCGCTGGTCCTGGTCGCGATCACGGTCGTCGGCATCCCGCTCTCGATCGCGGGCGGGTTCGTCTTCGCGCTGTTGCTGTGGGTCGCGAGCGTCTACGGCCGGTTCGCGGTCGGGACGTGGCTGCTCTCGCTCGTGGACGCGGAGAACCGGTGGGCGGCGCTCGTCGTCGGCCTGCTCGCCGTCCTCGTCGTGGGGCTGGTCCCCTTCCTCGGCGGGCTCGTCGAACTGCTCGTGTTCCTTCTGGGCCTCGGCGCGCTCTCGCTCGCGCTCTACGGACGCTACGGCGACCGGCGTTCGCGTTCCTCCCGATCGAACGGGACGACCGCGACACGCTGA
- a CDS encoding replication factor C small subunit: MSETEGAPAPTPGRDEIWVEKYRPHRLDDVVGHEEITSRLARYVERDDLPNLLFSGPAGVGKTTSAVAIAREVYGEDWRENFLELNASDDRGIDVVRGRIKEFARASFGGYGYRIIFLDEADSLTSDAQSALRRTMEQFSSNTRFILSCNYSSKIIDPIQSRCAVFRFSGIDDEAIAARIREIADAEGIETTEEGIDALVYAADGDMRRAVNALQAASVMGETVDEEAVYTITSTARPEEIEAMVTSAIEGDFTGARATLDDLLSNKGLSGGDVIDQLHRSVWNLGLDDRQAVRTLDRVGEADYRITEGANERIQLEALLASLALEE; encoded by the coding sequence ATGAGCGAGACCGAGGGCGCGCCCGCCCCGACGCCCGGTCGCGACGAGATCTGGGTCGAGAAGTACCGGCCCCACCGGCTCGACGACGTGGTCGGCCACGAGGAGATCACCTCGCGGCTCGCGCGCTACGTCGAGCGCGACGATCTACCCAATCTCCTGTTCTCCGGGCCGGCTGGGGTAGGAAAGACCACGAGTGCGGTGGCGATCGCCCGCGAGGTCTACGGCGAGGACTGGCGCGAGAACTTCCTCGAACTCAACGCGAGCGACGACCGCGGGATCGACGTCGTTCGGGGGCGAATCAAGGAGTTCGCGCGCGCGAGCTTCGGCGGGTACGGGTACAGAATAATCTTCCTCGACGAGGCCGACTCGCTGACGTCGGACGCCCAGTCGGCCCTGCGGAGAACGATGGAGCAGTTCTCGAGCAACACGCGCTTCATCCTCTCGTGTAACTACTCCTCGAAGATCATCGATCCGATCCAGTCGCGGTGTGCCGTCTTCCGGTTCTCGGGGATCGACGACGAGGCGATCGCCGCCCGGATCCGCGAGATCGCCGACGCGGAGGGGATCGAGACGACCGAGGAGGGGATCGACGCGCTCGTCTACGCCGCGGACGGCGACATGCGACGAGCGGTCAACGCGCTCCAGGCGGCGTCGGTGATGGGCGAGACCGTCGACGAGGAGGCGGTCTATACGATCACGAGCACCGCCCGTCCCGAGGAGATCGAGGCGATGGTCACGAGCGCGATCGAGGGCGACTTCACCGGCGCACGGGCGACGCTCGACGACCTGCTCTCGAACAAGGGGCTCTCGGGCGGTGACGTCATCGACCAGCTGCACCGCTCGGTGTGGAACCTCGGTCTCGACGACCGCCAGGCCGTGCGAACCCTCGACCGGGTCGGCGAGGCCGACTACCGGATCACCGAGGGCGCGAACGAACGGATCCAGCTCGAGGCGCTGCTGGCGTCACTCGCGCTCGAGGAGTGA
- a CDS encoding YciE/YciF ferroxidase family protein encodes MSVDSTEDLLVEGLQHVYYTEQRLLDALEELESTSTQEELQQGFSEHREETQKHVERLEQVFEQLGQEPEAAEDPVVEGMIEAHEEFVNKDPSDAALNRFNIAAGQKSEHYEIAAYGNLTPLADQAGYDEAADLLEQNMREEQDALDELSELGENFDYGELEA; translated from the coding sequence ATGAGCGTTGACTCCACGGAAGACCTACTCGTCGAGGGGCTACAGCACGTCTACTACACCGAGCAGCGACTGCTCGACGCACTCGAGGAGCTCGAGAGCACGTCGACCCAGGAGGAGCTTCAGCAGGGCTTCTCGGAGCACCGCGAGGAGACCCAGAAGCACGTCGAGCGCCTCGAGCAGGTGTTCGAGCAGCTCGGCCAGGAGCCCGAGGCCGCGGAGGACCCGGTCGTCGAGGGGATGATCGAGGCCCACGAGGAGTTCGTCAACAAGGACCCCAGCGACGCGGCCCTCAACCGGTTCAACATCGCCGCCGGACAGAAGTCCGAGCACTACGAGATCGCCGCCTACGGCAACCTCACCCCGCTGGCCGACCAGGCCGGCTACGACGAGGCCGCCGACCTGCTCGAGCAGAACATGCGAGAGGAGCAGGACGCGCTCGACGAGCTCTCGGAGCTCGGCGAGAACTTCGACTACGGCGAGCTCGAGGCCTAA
- the alaS gene encoding alanine--tRNA ligase, translating to MSALEQEYRLEYFEENGFSRRECPSCGAHFWSRDDDQELCGEPPCVDYSFIENPGFEDEYTLEEMREAFLSFFEENDHERVEPYPVAANRWRDDVLLTQASIYDFQPLVTSGKTPPPANPLCISQPCIRMQDIDNVGKTGRHTMAFEMMAHHAFNTREEVDEDEYAYHGEVYWKDETVEYCDEFFVSMGADPEEVTYIEDPWVGGGNAGPAIEVIYRGVELATLVFMSMEQDEDGEYEMKDGNRYSKMDTYIVDTGYGLERWAWVSQGTPTVYEAIYPDMIEFLKDNAGIEHTPEQAELLHDAAKLAGHMDIDEAEDMEQARSAIAEGVGREVDELEALMEPMEVIYAIADHCRTLAYMLGDGIVPSNVATGYLARMVLRRTKRLCDTVGVDAPLDELVDMQAERLGYENRDTVRDIVRTEVEKYRETLERGGRRVEQLAEEYAERDEPIPTEELIELYDSHGIQPDMVEEIASEAGASVEVPDDFYSLVAQRHDAGEAMRDVEETDERVADLPETEKLYYEDQNNTQFEAVIIDVIERAEGVDVVLDQTMFYPEGGGQPADHGTLSTEDGTYRVTDVQDRDGVVLHRVEKTPDKGAFVNGQIDVDRRRRLMVHHTATHIVGHATRQVLGEHIRQAGAQKGTESARLDVRHYERISREQVKEIERIANRLVRDNVSVSQEWPHRNEAEAEHGFDLYQGGIPPGERIRLIHIAEDVQACGGTHVSRSGDVGAIKVRSTERIQDGVERLTFAAGEAAIEATQATEDALYDAAEVLDVSPAEVPATAERFFEEWKARGKEIEELTEELAALRAGDGEEVDVGDTTAVIQRLDADSGELRATANALVEDGKVAVLGSADGGAQFVVAVPEGVPINAGEVVGRLAAQVGGGGGGPPDFAQGGGPNAEKLDEAIASAPEILRQVQNA from the coding sequence ATGAGTGCACTCGAGCAGGAGTACCGCCTCGAGTATTTCGAGGAGAACGGATTCAGCAGGCGCGAGTGTCCGAGCTGTGGCGCACACTTCTGGAGTCGCGACGACGACCAGGAGCTCTGTGGCGAGCCGCCGTGTGTCGACTACTCGTTCATCGAGAACCCCGGCTTCGAGGACGAGTACACGCTAGAGGAGATGCGAGAGGCGTTTCTCTCCTTCTTCGAGGAGAACGACCACGAGCGCGTCGAGCCCTACCCCGTCGCCGCCAACCGCTGGCGCGACGACGTCCTGCTCACCCAGGCATCGATCTACGACTTCCAGCCGCTCGTCACCAGCGGGAAGACCCCGCCACCGGCCAACCCGCTCTGTATCTCCCAGCCCTGCATCCGGATGCAGGACATCGACAACGTCGGCAAGACGGGTCGCCACACGATGGCGTTCGAGATGATGGCCCACCACGCGTTCAACACGCGCGAGGAGGTCGACGAGGACGAGTACGCCTACCACGGCGAGGTCTACTGGAAGGACGAGACCGTCGAGTACTGCGACGAGTTCTTCGTCTCGATGGGGGCGGATCCCGAGGAGGTCACCTACATCGAGGACCCGTGGGTCGGCGGCGGCAACGCCGGACCCGCCATCGAGGTGATCTACAGGGGGGTGGAGCTCGCGACGCTCGTCTTCATGTCGATGGAGCAGGACGAAGACGGCGAGTACGAGATGAAGGACGGCAACCGCTACTCGAAGATGGACACCTACATCGTCGACACCGGTTACGGGCTCGAGCGCTGGGCCTGGGTGAGCCAGGGCACTCCCACCGTCTACGAGGCGATCTACCCCGACATGATCGAGTTCCTGAAGGACAACGCCGGTATCGAGCACACGCCCGAACAGGCGGAGCTGCTCCACGACGCCGCGAAGCTCGCGGGCCACATGGACATCGACGAGGCCGAGGACATGGAGCAGGCCCGAAGCGCGATCGCCGAGGGCGTCGGACGCGAGGTCGACGAGCTCGAGGCGCTGATGGAGCCGATGGAGGTGATCTACGCGATCGCGGATCACTGTCGGACGCTGGCCTACATGCTCGGCGACGGGATCGTCCCCTCGAACGTCGCCACCGGCTACCTCGCGCGGATGGTGCTCCGGCGGACGAAACGCCTCTGCGATACGGTGGGCGTGGACGCGCCGCTCGACGAGCTGGTCGACATGCAGGCCGAGCGGCTGGGCTACGAGAACCGCGATACGGTCCGCGACATCGTTCGTACCGAGGTCGAGAAGTACCGCGAGACGCTCGAACGTGGCGGCCGACGGGTCGAACAGCTCGCCGAGGAGTACGCCGAGCGTGACGAGCCCATCCCGACCGAGGAGCTGATCGAGCTCTACGACTCCCACGGCATCCAGCCCGACATGGTCGAGGAGATCGCGAGCGAGGCCGGCGCGAGCGTCGAGGTACCCGACGACTTCTACTCGCTGGTCGCCCAACGCCACGACGCCGGCGAGGCGATGCGCGACGTCGAGGAGACCGACGAGCGCGTCGCGGACCTGCCCGAGACGGAGAAGCTCTACTACGAGGACCAGAACAACACCCAGTTCGAGGCGGTGATCATCGACGTGATCGAGCGCGCGGAGGGCGTCGACGTCGTCCTCGACCAGACGATGTTCTACCCGGAGGGCGGCGGCCAGCCGGCCGACCACGGCACGCTCTCGACCGAGGACGGCACCTACCGCGTCACCGACGTCCAGGACCGCGATGGCGTGGTCCTCCACCGGGTCGAGAAGACGCCCGATAAGGGGGCGTTCGTCAACGGTCAGATCGACGTCGACCGCCGTCGTCGTCTGATGGTCCACCACACCGCGACCCACATCGTCGGCCACGCGACCCGCCAGGTGCTCGGCGAGCACATCCGCCAGGCCGGCGCCCAGAAGGGAACCGAGAGCGCGCGGCTGGACGTGCGCCACTACGAGCGCATCTCCCGCGAGCAGGTGAAGGAGATCGAACGGATCGCCAACCGGCTCGTCCGCGACAACGTCTCGGTCAGCCAGGAATGGCCCCACCGAAACGAGGCCGAGGCCGAACACGGCTTCGACCTCTACCAGGGGGGGATTCCGCCGGGAGAGCGCATTCGGCTGATCCACATCGCCGAGGACGTCCAGGCGTGCGGCGGCACCCACGTCTCGCGTTCTGGCGACGTCGGTGCGATCAAGGTCCGCTCGACCGAGCGCATCCAGGACGGCGTCGAGCGGCTCACGTTCGCGGCGGGCGAGGCGGCCATCGAGGCGACACAGGCGACCGAGGACGCCCTCTACGACGCCGCGGAGGTGCTCGACGTCTCGCCCGCTGAGGTGCCAGCGACGGCCGAGCGGTTCTTCGAGGAGTGGAAGGCGCGCGGCAAGGAGATCGAGGAGCTCACCGAGGAGCTCGCGGCGCTGCGTGCGGGCGACGGCGAGGAGGTCGACGTCGGCGACACGACGGCGGTGATCCAGCGACTCGACGCCGACAGCGGCGAGCTCCGTGCGACCGCAAACGCGCTGGTCGAGGACGGGAAAGTCGCGGTGCTCGGGAGCGCCGACGGCGGCGCGCAGTTCGTCGTCGCCGTCCCCGAGGGCGTTCCGATCAACGCGGGCGAGGTCGTCGGTCGGCTCGCCGCGCAGGTCGGCGGCGGCGGCGGCGGCCCGCCGGACTTCGCACAGGGCGGCGGCCCGAACGCCGAGAAGCTCGACGAGGCGATCGCGTCCGCCCCGGAGATCCTTCGACAGGTTCAGAACGCGTAA
- a CDS encoding sugar porter family MFS transporter translates to MSTRNGGGLIGGDDTNRFVYVTAALAALNGLLFGFDTGVISGALLYIGETFPLLEESAAIEGIVVSGALVGAAIGAAIGGRLADVLGRRRLILVAAVIFFVGSLGMATAQNVWWLITARIVNGVAIGFASIVGPLYISEIAPPRIRGSLVSFNQLAITSGILVSYLVNYSLASQGAWRLMLGAGMIPALVLLVGMYFMPESPRWLVGEDRQEEARSTLERIRTATGVEEEIEEIERMEALEEEGITEVFKPWIRPALIVGAGLAVFQQVTGINTVIYYAPTILESTGFGGVASILATVGIGVINVTMTVVAVLLLDRIGRRPLLLAGLGGMLATLLVLGGAFYLPGLGGVLGYVATGSLMLYVAFFAIGLGPVFWLLISEIYPLNVRGTAMGVATVVNWLANLVVAQLFPQLFDTIGPALTFWLFAGLTAGAIVFTHYLVPETKGRSLEEIEAHLRETAVGDESLSMAERAPDADD, encoded by the coding sequence ATGAGCACACGAAATGGGGGTGGGCTAATAGGAGGGGACGACACGAACCGGTTCGTCTACGTCACTGCCGCACTGGCCGCGTTGAACGGGCTACTGTTCGGATTCGACACGGGCGTCATCTCGGGAGCACTGCTCTACATCGGCGAGACGTTCCCGCTGCTCGAGGAGTCGGCCGCGATCGAGGGGATCGTCGTCAGCGGCGCGCTGGTCGGTGCGGCGATCGGCGCCGCTATCGGGGGCCGTCTGGCCGACGTACTCGGGCGTCGCCGGTTGATCCTCGTCGCCGCAGTGATCTTCTTCGTCGGCTCGTTGGGGATGGCGACCGCCCAGAACGTCTGGTGGCTGATCACGGCCCGGATCGTGAACGGCGTCGCGATCGGCTTCGCCTCGATCGTCGGGCCGCTCTATATCTCGGAGATCGCTCCGCCGAGGATCCGTGGCTCGCTCGTCTCGTTCAACCAACTGGCGATCACCAGCGGCATCCTCGTCTCGTATCTGGTGAACTACTCGCTCGCGAGCCAGGGTGCCTGGCGGCTCATGCTCGGGGCGGGGATGATCCCCGCGCTCGTCCTGCTCGTCGGGATGTACTTCATGCCCGAGAGCCCGCGCTGGCTCGTCGGGGAGGACCGTCAAGAGGAGGCGCGGTCGACCCTCGAGCGTATTCGCACCGCGACGGGCGTCGAGGAGGAGATCGAGGAGATCGAGCGCATGGAGGCTCTCGAGGAGGAGGGAATCACGGAGGTGTTCAAGCCCTGGATCCGACCCGCGCTGATCGTCGGAGCCGGACTCGCGGTGTTCCAGCAGGTGACGGGGATCAACACGGTGATCTACTACGCTCCGACCATTCTCGAGTCGACCGGCTTCGGCGGCGTCGCCTCGATCCTCGCCACCGTGGGGATCGGCGTCATCAACGTCACCATGACCGTCGTCGCCGTACTGCTTCTCGATCGTATCGGTCGCAGACCCTTGCTGCTCGCCGGGCTCGGCGGAATGCTGGCGACGCTTCTCGTCCTCGGCGGGGCGTTCTACCTCCCGGGGCTCGGCGGCGTGCTCGGCTACGTCGCGACGGGCAGCCTGATGCTGTACGTCGCCTTCTTCGCGATCGGTCTCGGACCCGTCTTCTGGCTTCTCATCTCGGAGATCTACCCGCTGAACGTCCGTGGGACCGCCATGGGCGTCGCTACGGTCGTCAACTGGCTCGCGAACCTCGTCGTCGCCCAGCTGTTCCCCCAGCTGTTCGATACGATCGGACCGGCGTTGACGTTCTGGCTGTTCGCCGGGTTGACGGCGGGAGCGATCGTCTTCACGCACTACCTCGTCCCCGAGACGAAGGGACGCAGCCTCGAGGAGATAGAGGCCCACCTGCGCGAGACGGCGGTCGGCGACGAGTCGCTATCGATGGCGGAGCGAGCCCCCGACGCCGACGACTGA
- a CDS encoding alpha/beta fold hydrolase, with protein sequence MPTARTDGTELYYEADGEGETVALVPDLGLGAWQWGWQHAALAGPYEVLVFDARGTGRSSSPKGPYTVEMLAADLEAVLADHRSHGVHLVGAGLGGMVALRYAREYSRATTMTLIGTSSGGPRSRLPSEPRERLFAPRDDLDALHESLGALFSADFLADQPDVIDGIVEWRASGDADRPGWEAQNAAFEAFDASDWLYEVTIPTLVIHGRDDRIVPLENGQRLADGLPRGTFETYAGAGHGVWIERSRPVNDRLAAHLEDGTETT encoded by the coding sequence ATGCCGACCGCGCGAACCGACGGGACGGAGCTGTACTACGAGGCCGATGGCGAGGGGGAGACGGTCGCCCTCGTCCCGGATCTCGGGCTAGGCGCGTGGCAGTGGGGCTGGCAGCACGCCGCCCTCGCGGGCCCCTACGAGGTCCTCGTCTTCGATGCCCGCGGAACGGGTCGCTCGAGCTCCCCGAAAGGCCCGTACACGGTCGAGATGCTCGCGGCGGACCTCGAGGCGGTGTTGGCGGATCACCGCTCCCACGGTGTCCACCTCGTCGGCGCCGGACTGGGAGGAATGGTCGCGCTTCGGTACGCCCGCGAGTACTCCCGAGCGACGACGATGACGCTGATCGGCACGAGCTCTGGCGGACCACGGTCCCGACTCCCGTCCGAACCGCGCGAACGCCTGTTCGCACCGCGTGACGACCTCGACGCACTTCACGAGTCGCTCGGCGCGCTGTTCTCGGCGGACTTCCTCGCCGACCAGCCTGACGTGATCGATGGGATCGTCGAGTGGCGCGCGAGCGGCGACGCCGACCGACCGGGGTGGGAGGCACAGAACGCCGCGTTCGAGGCGTTCGACGCAAGCGACTGGCTCTACGAGGTGACGATCCCCACCCTCGTCATTCACGGTCGGGACGACCGGATCGTCCCCCTCGAGAACGGCCAGCGGCTCGCCGACGGACTGCCGAGGGGGACGTTCGAGACGTATGCGGGGGCGGGCCACGGCGTCTGGATCGAGCGATCTCGACCGGTGAACGACCGCCTCGCGGCCCACCTCGAGGACGGGACGGAGACTACGTGA
- a CDS encoding type 1 glutamine amidotransferase, which yields MNRPRIAVLDASHNERDTKRNFRRELDAELVEFDVTSGELPETFDLDGAVVTGSRSSVYWDEPWIGSLKEWIAEAVDHGLPFLGVCYGHQLLADVLGGTVKGMGSYEIGYNEIRRTGESPLFEGIDERFLAFTTHSDAVTALPPDAEALAENEYSNHGFRKDRVFGVQFHPEYDLETAESLTRRKPITEERRRRVLEGITEENYDAACQAKLVFENFVEYVNDLRPESAAADAESAAAD from the coding sequence ATGAATCGGCCCCGTATTGCAGTTCTCGATGCTTCTCACAACGAGCGGGACACGAAACGGAACTTCCGGCGCGAGCTCGACGCGGAGCTCGTGGAGTTCGACGTCACCTCCGGCGAACTTCCCGAAACCTTCGACCTCGATGGTGCGGTCGTCACCGGTTCGCGCTCGTCGGTCTACTGGGACGAGCCCTGGATCGGCTCGCTGAAGGAGTGGATCGCCGAGGCCGTCGATCACGGCCTTCCGTTCCTCGGCGTCTGTTACGGTCACCAGCTGCTCGCGGACGTGCTCGGCGGCACCGTCAAGGGGATGGGGAGCTACGAGATCGGTTACAACGAGATCAGGCGGACCGGGGAGTCGCCGCTGTTCGAGGGGATCGACGAACGATTTCTCGCCTTCACCACCCACTCCGACGCCGTGACCGCCCTCCCGCCGGACGCCGAGGCGCTCGCCGAGAACGAGTACTCGAACCACGGCTTCCGGAAGGACCGCGTCTTCGGCGTGCAGTTCCACCCCGAGTACGACCTGGAGACCGCGGAGTCGCTCACCCGGCGCAAGCCGATCACGGAGGAACGTCGCCGACGGGTTCTCGAGGGCATCACCGAGGAGAACTACGACGCCGCCTGTCAGGCGAAGCTCGTCTTCGAGAACTTCGTCGAGTACGTGAACGACCTCCGCCCGGAGTCGGCCGCCGCCGACGCGGAGTCGGCCGCCGCGGACTGA
- a CDS encoding thiol-disulfide oxidoreductase DCC family protein: MVRAVRAPPRLVYDGGCGFCRWCAEYADARGVFELVEFDELTPDQRARLPADYANCVHLLTDDAVFSCGAAVEEVLARLGSPERTAVRLFRLLPDREPLRESLYRTVADHRALFGRFRSR, translated from the coding sequence ATGGTGAGGGCGGTCCGGGCCCCGCCTCGGCTGGTGTACGACGGCGGCTGTGGCTTCTGTCGATGGTGTGCGGAGTACGCCGACGCGCGGGGCGTCTTCGAGCTCGTCGAGTTCGACGAGCTCACGCCGGACCAGCGCGCCCGGCTGCCCGCCGACTACGCGAACTGCGTCCACCTGCTGACAGACGACGCGGTGTTCTCCTGTGGCGCGGCCGTCGAGGAGGTCCTCGCCCGCCTGGGCTCGCCCGAACGAACCGCCGTCCGGCTGTTTCGCCTGCTCCCCGATCGTGAGCCGCTTCGCGAGTCGCTCTACCGCACGGTCGCGGACCATCGAGCGCTGTTCGGCCGGTTTCGATCGCGATAG
- a CDS encoding aldo/keto reductase, whose translation MALSLPPIGLGTSNNDDPEECAATVADALEMGYRHVDTAQTYGNEAAVGDGIERADVPREECVIATKIAPDKLDGTDVYESARQSRNRLGGSIDLLYVHWPTKSYSPTDTLSAFDQLRKGDVTRHVGVSNFTPALLEEARGTLESPIAAHQVECHPLLQQRELREDAREHDYTLVAYCPIMRGEVADVPEIREIADRRGVTPAQVSLAWLAGLENVVAIPKATGERHLRENLAAADLKLGEEERERIEGIEPSRERRLIDPEDAPW comes from the coding sequence ATGGCGCTCTCGCTTCCGCCGATCGGTCTCGGGACCTCGAACAACGACGACCCCGAGGAGTGTGCTGCCACGGTCGCCGACGCCCTCGAGATGGGCTACCGTCACGTCGATACCGCACAGACGTACGGTAACGAAGCCGCCGTGGGCGACGGGATCGAGCGGGCCGACGTCCCCCGCGAGGAGTGCGTCATCGCGACCAAGATCGCTCCCGATAAGCTCGACGGAACGGACGTCTACGAGTCCGCTCGCCAGAGTCGCAACCGGCTGGGGGGATCGATCGACCTGCTCTACGTCCACTGGCCGACGAAGTCCTACTCCCCGACGGACACCCTCTCCGCGTTCGACCAGCTCCGGAAGGGTGACGTCACCCGTCACGTCGGCGTGAGCAACTTCACGCCCGCGCTCCTCGAGGAGGCCCGCGGGACGCTCGAGTCGCCGATCGCCGCCCATCAGGTCGAGTGCCATCCGCTGCTCCAGCAGCGCGAGCTCCGCGAGGACGCCCGCGAGCACGACTACACGCTGGTCGCGTACTGTCCGATCATGCGCGGGGAGGTGGCCGACGTCCCGGAGATTCGCGAGATCGCCGATCGGCGCGGCGTCACGCCCGCGCAGGTGAGTCTCGCGTGGCTCGCCGGTCTCGAGAACGTCGTCGCCATCCCGAAGGCAACCGGCGAGCGCCACCTCCGGGAGAACCTCGCGGCGGCCGACCTCAAGCTCGGCGAGGAGGAACGCGAGCGGATCGAGGGGATCGAACCCAGTCGCGAGCGCCGACTGATCGACCCCGAGGACGCCCCATGGTGA
- a CDS encoding DUF6757 family protein, translating to MRCHYCDREAAVSAESDGVRVGLCEEHFQGRLEELAESEELAELQSRLDVDRER from the coding sequence ATGCGCTGTCACTACTGCGACCGCGAAGCGGCCGTCAGCGCGGAGTCGGACGGGGTCCGGGTCGGGCTCTGCGAGGAACACTTCCAGGGCCGACTCGAGGAGCTCGCCGAGTCCGAGGAGCTGGCCGAACTCCAGAGCCGGCTCGACGTCGATCGGGAGCGGTGA